A window of Chanos chanos chromosome 15, fChaCha1.1, whole genome shotgun sequence genomic DNA:
GGGATTTTGGGAATTGTGCTCAGGACCTGGTAGGCTGTTATTCTGTAGTGAGCCATGAACCAGGAGCTGATTGGTGAATGAACCTGctgatgtttgtctgtttttgtgttgtgttgacagcGTCTGTCCTGAAGCGCTGGAAGGTGAACTGGTGTGACCTGTGGATTGATGGGAGTTTGGTTTTTTATAAATCAGAGAACAGGAGGGACTATGAGACTCGCGTCAGCCTCAAGagcagctgtgtgagtgtgaagtcTGGTCTGGAGTGTGCAGGCAAGTGTCAACATGGCATTACAGCAAAATTCCCTTTCCCTTacccttaccccccccccccaaactaaaCAGCTCTGGTCTAACTGAGCATTAACACACCCTCATTCAATCTGTCACTGACACGCTAAATGATTTTAATTATCATCTAATTATGCGTTTCGAACAATTTTAATTAAAGTTAATGAATGTTCTCAGTACTTAATTTTGGGGAAACACTACCACCGTCTTACATATCttgcattttattatttaatttgttgttgATTTCTGAACATGATAACTGCAATGCCTGAATTctacatttgaaatgaaagcgATCTCGAAATCTTACACAGATAACGTCTGTAAACCTTCTGAGTGACATCTCAGATTCCTGTGTTTAAACATAGTTTCACAGTTTGTAAAGTTTAACATCAGGAAGACTGTATAAAACCCTGACAATAGATCAGACTCtctgtgtacgtgagtgtgtgtgtgtgtgtgaagaggtgTGATGTGAGGCACACAGGTATCGTGTGTGGTTCTTTTTCAGTGAATCTCAAAAGTCTGGGAtcagtgtggggttttttttaaccctttccTCCACCACACAGGTGTGTGTCCTCCGGAGAGCCACCCCAGGGAGAATCTGCTGGTGGTGTACCTGAAGGACGGCTCGAACGTCATCCTGTGTGCCAACAGCGAGGACGAGGCCCTGTGAGTGTCCTCCCTctatacacacactgctcttcTCCTCCCCTCAAGCCTTCGCTCTCTTCTTTCCCACCTCTGTCAActcacctctgacctctgtctgtctcccaggGCATGGAAACTTACGCTGCTGGAGGCCAAGAGAAACCCTGTGAgtcacagtgttgtgtgtgtctgtgttcagattGTATCTGGACATTTTTGCCACATTAGTGGACATGAATATGCATGTATTCTGCACAGTGAACAGTGTTATGGTGTATGTAGAGAGTGGAGGGATACAGTGTTATGGTGTATGTAGAGAGTGGAGGGATACAGTGTTATAGTGTATGTAGAGAGTGGAGGGATACAGTGTTATGGTGTATGTAGAGAGTGGATGGATACAGTGTTATGTAGAGAGTGGAGGGATACAGTGTTATGGTGTATGTAGAGAGTGGATGGATACAGTGTTATGTAGAGAGTGGAGGGATACAGTGTTATGGTGTATGTAGAGAGTGGAGGGATACAGTGTTATGTAGAGAGTGGATGGATACAGTGTTATGGTGTATGTAGAGAGTGGAGGGATACAGTGTTATGGTGTATGTAGAGAGTGGAGGGATACAGTGTTATGGTGTATGTAGAGAGTGGAGGGATACAGTGTTATGGTGTATGTAGAGAGTGGAGGGATACAGTGTTACGTAGAGAGTGGATGGATTTACCCATAGAGTCAGGTCTATTTTGTAGTGTCTATTTTCACAGAgaccgaacacacacacacacacacacacacaaatagctaAGGGTGTGagttacacttttttttaattccttcaCAGGTGTTTACGTACGACCCGTATGCAGACACATACCAGTCTGTTCCCGTGGACAGCCACAATGCCGTGTACATCACCCCCAGTGGCCAAGGTAACTATGACAACACCACATCTCACAGCTCAAATCTGTCTCTGCCTCACCGGGCACCGCCATGTCCTAAAAATCCACAGGACGGGCGTGGTCTCCATCGCACTGCAGGACACCCAGCTCTGACTCCTCATGAAACTCTTCATGCCTATTGGCTGATTTAAATCAGTGAAAATGAGTCATCCTGCAGGAAACTGAGGAGTGTGtctgaaaacactgaactgtgtgtaaacagtccTGACCTTTGACATCTTACTGATCTTGGCAAACTAAGACAGATGGTTGTACTAGTATTTCTCAGTCCTCTGTCctaacacacctgaatcagctcattatctctctctgtcctaacacacctgaatcagctcATTACTGAGCCCCTGACCAGCTGATGCAGGGAGGTGCTGGAAaggtgctgtctgtctgtgagcaggacagacagacactgggtTACATAATGGTCTCTCCTTCAGCATCTCTggatctcctcctctccctcactctccctgttcttttctcagtctaactgaatattCAGTTCACCTTCGCTGGTGTCcaatcaaactctctctctctctcctcccaggCGCACATCACGTGTGGATCCACAGAGAGCCGTACGAGGACAGTTTTGGGGAGCAGGTGGCCCTGGGCCTGCTGGCAGGGATGGCGGCTGGTGCAGCCATGCGTTCCTTCCTCTGGATGCCATTCTGGTTTTGCTGAGGGTACAACTCTCACCcgccccctcaccccccacctaTAGAAAGCCTCTGGagcccctgccccccccccccccccccccccccccccctccccccaaccccaccctgAAGGGCATCTTTAACAGAAGCCATGGCTCTGTGTGATGCCTATCACATACTTCAGTCATGCTAAACTCTCTCTGCTTCAGAATACtgcacagaaagacacacaccccaccacatgtgtgtgtgtcctgtgtgtgtacaggagtgGGGGGAACACTATGGCTTGTGGGACTTCGAGGAAACTTTTTAAAATCCTTGGAAGATGAGCTGTGTGTTCCCGTTTTTAAGGAGTGTCCGCTCCATTGCTTCATAACCATTTATTAATGAAACTTATTGATCGACTATCTCAGATTAAGAgcactgatccaggatcagctcCCTTCAGCCCATATAATTGTGTTAATTAGGATTATGAAAGTCACGGACTGATACTAGACCAGCAAAATTATTCTGAGACAAAGGCCACATATAACCCCAGGACTCGACACTCTAAACCACATAGCTCTGAAGAAAAGCCTGGGCGTAGTGAGGTTCTTGCATTCTGTATATAGtgtacataaaaatgaaacagtgataCATATTTAACAGACTGGGCTGACTGACAGGGAGATGTCAGGACTACCTGTCCTCTGGGGGTGAACTTTAGATTCTGTTGCTAAAGGACCAGTCAGTCTGTCTTGTCTCCTTCATCCCCAGAGCACATGCGCTTTCAATTACAGTCCAGTGGTGTTCTGAATAGACTTCATTTCTACATGCCTGAGGTTTGTGGCTTTCCACAGGACCGCTGACAGCCAAGCCAAAAGCAGAAACGTAGCTCTTCGAATGTTTTTACAGCACAGTGTGCATTATAAACCTAGCTCTGCTTTTGTGTCCATGGGTATTAGAATAGGCTGAATATTGCACCTAAGCTACAACTAAACtggtttttattattaatgtattaataCAGTTACCACAAATttcaatgaataaaatgaatac
This region includes:
- the plekhb1 gene encoding pleckstrin homology domain-containing family B member 1 — protein: MALLKSGWLWRQSSVLKRWKVNWCDLWIDGSLVFYKSENRRDYETRVSLKSSCVSVKSGLECAGVCPPESHPRENLLVVYLKDGSNVILCANSEDEALAWKLTLLEAKRNPVFTYDPYADTYQSVPVDSHNAVYITPSGQGAHHVWIHREPYEDSFGEQVALGLLAGMAAGAAMRSFLWMPFWFC